A genomic segment from Helicobacter sp. NHP19-012 encodes:
- the waaC gene encoding lipopolysaccharide heptosyltransferase I — protein sequence MKIAIIRLSALGDVIVSAVFLPFLKQRYNGAKIHWFVDENFAPILKNAPYIDVLHVLPYKKTLHSKNPLKIWRFYRHLRSLGVFDLIIDMQGLLKSALIGLFLAKKKPRHFVGFDKHSIKEKLASFFYTHKVAIPYSAHILKRNKKVLHDAFNLVFGVQEWQDSLELRNLAFFCPASLKLEPILNTKTPKVLFVLETSRVHKTYPLEGFKQVGLALRDYGLEILILSHAHLEKAQELYTYLNPQVKATLLPPLSLEEVKTLVAGVSVVVGGDTGVVHLAWALKTPSVTLYGNTPKERFELKGAHHIALVGNPNATYNKNDHSIKDIPPLAIKEAVLKVLEGTKKLD from the coding sequence ATGAAAATCGCCATCATTAGGCTCTCAGCCCTAGGCGATGTGATTGTGAGTGCCGTGTTTTTACCCTTTTTAAAGCAACGCTATAATGGGGCGAAAATCCATTGGTTTGTAGATGAAAACTTCGCCCCCATTTTAAAAAATGCCCCCTACATTGATGTCTTACACGTCCTGCCTTATAAAAAAACCTTGCACTCCAAAAACCCCTTAAAAATTTGGCGTTTCTATCGGCATTTACGCTCTTTGGGAGTGTTTGATTTAATCATTGATATGCAAGGGCTGTTAAAGTCCGCTTTAATCGGGCTGTTTTTGGCAAAGAAAAAGCCTAGGCATTTTGTGGGCTTTGACAAGCACTCCATTAAAGAGAAATTAGCAAGCTTTTTTTACACCCATAAGGTCGCAATCCCCTACAGCGCCCACATTTTAAAACGCAATAAAAAAGTCTTGCATGACGCTTTTAATTTAGTCTTTGGCGTGCAAGAGTGGCAAGACAGCTTAGAGCTAAGAAACCTTGCCTTTTTCTGCCCTGCTAGCCTAAAATTAGAGCCCATTTTAAACACCAAAACGCCTAAAGTTTTGTTCGTGCTAGAGACTTCTAGGGTGCATAAAACCTACCCTTTAGAGGGCTTTAAACAAGTGGGGTTGGCGCTAAGAGACTATGGGCTGGAAATTTTAATTTTAAGCCACGCCCACTTAGAGAAAGCCCAAGAGCTTTACACCTATTTAAACCCCCAAGTGAAAGCCACGCTTTTACCCCCATTAAGCCTAGAAGAGGTGAAAACCCTTGTGGCTGGGGTGAGTGTGGTGGTGGGCGGGGATACGGGCGTGGTGCATTTGGCTTGGGCGTTAAAAACGCCTTCGGTAACGCTGTATGGCAACACCCCTAAAGAGAGATTTGAGCTGAAAGGTGCGCACCACATCGCCCTAGTGGGTAACCCCAATGCCACCTACAACAAAAACGACCACTCCATTAAAGACATACCGCCCCTTGCCATTAAAGAGGCGGTGTTAAAAGTGTTAGAAGGGACAAAGAAACTTGATTAA
- a CDS encoding lipid A biosynthesis lauroyl acyltransferase yields the protein MIKENGIKREWGIFWGKLLEWALNGLGFILARMPHKWFVGCVRALGSIFYKLDRRRYYDAKANLDFVFPEMSNERKEAIIKRAYQNFAFIILESVRVEFLPKDIYDARFTLIDQENVLKSLAKNGQAVVMGMHFGYWEAVGTSLAQYYAQYDRGSLGRLTKFENINRLIVKHREAFGVRFINKVGAFKELLKVYNGGKGLVGILVDQNISPKEGVEVEFFGHKATHTTIGSILARRFNIDIVAVIIDFNEDYSHYFVTYYPPIKINITDDSQADIQEATQAQATLSEQIIRAHPESWFWFHRRFKTTHPEIYKRPT from the coding sequence TTGATTAAAGAAAACGGGATTAAAAGGGAGTGGGGGATATTTTGGGGCAAGCTTTTGGAGTGGGCTTTAAATGGGCTGGGCTTCATTCTAGCACGCATGCCCCATAAATGGTTTGTAGGCTGTGTGCGGGCTTTGGGCTCTATCTTTTACAAGCTAGATAGACGGCGTTATTATGACGCTAAGGCAAATTTAGACTTTGTCTTCCCCGAAATGTCAAATGAGCGTAAAGAGGCAATCATCAAAAGGGCTTACCAAAACTTCGCCTTCATTATTTTAGAAAGCGTTAGGGTGGAGTTTTTGCCTAAAGACATTTACGATGCCCGCTTTACGCTGATTGATCAAGAAAATGTTTTAAAGTCGCTGGCTAAGAACGGGCAGGCGGTGGTGATGGGCATGCACTTTGGCTATTGGGAGGCGGTGGGGACTTCTTTAGCGCAGTATTATGCGCAGTACGATCGGGGGAGTTTGGGGCGTTTGACGAAGTTTGAAAACATTAACCGCTTGATTGTCAAACATAGAGAGGCTTTTGGCGTGCGTTTTATCAACAAAGTCGGGGCGTTTAAAGAACTCTTAAAAGTCTATAATGGGGGCAAGGGTTTAGTAGGCATTTTGGTCGATCAAAACATTTCGCCCAAAGAGGGCGTGGAGGTGGAGTTTTTCGGGCACAAGGCGACCCACACCACGATCGGCTCTATCCTAGCGAGGCGTTTTAACATAGACATTGTGGCGGTGATCATTGATTTTAACGAGGATTACAGCCACTACTTCGTCACCTACTACCCCCCGATCAAAATCAACATTACAGACGACAGCCAAGCCGACATACAAGAGGCGACCCAAGCCCAAGCCACCTTGAGCGAGCAAATCATTAGAGCGCACCCTGAGAGTTGGTTTTGGTTTCATCGCCGTTTCAAAACCACGCACCCAGAGATTTATAAAAGACCTACTTAA
- a CDS encoding YfhL family 4Fe-4S dicluster ferredoxin, with product MSLLVIQECIACDACREECPTEAIAIDGSDPIYTIDPDRCTECVGYSDEPSCVGICPVDAIIPDPNNAETQEELQYKYESLQEEN from the coding sequence GTGTCTTTATTAGTCATTCAGGAGTGTATTGCTTGCGATGCGTGTCGAGAGGAGTGCCCTACAGAAGCCATTGCCATTGATGGAAGCGACCCGATTTACACCATTGACCCCGATCGGTGCACGGAGTGCGTGGGCTACAGCGATGAGCCTAGCTGTGTCGGCATTTGCCCCGTAGATGCGATTATACCCGACCCAAATAATGCCGAAACTCAAGAGGAATTGCAATACAAATACGAGAGCTTGCAAGAAGAGAACTAG
- a CDS encoding LPS-assembly protein LptD, which yields MWRGTFIIAFFLGVLFGKQQQVAVQKFDKKNHKIFELLADRVDAKNNVVVARGHAILLNYDVYILGDQVRYDTKKKEAIIDGHVKVYRGEGLLVQSEHMKVRMDDKYALMFPFYVQDSVTGIWISADIAHSQKNHYYIKNLTTSGCDIENPIWHVNASSGKYNADKKHLSLVNSKIYLGKIPIFYLPYIFTSTSTKRSSGLLYPEFGTSNLAGFIYLQPLYIAPRDSWDITLTPQIRSKRGLGLNFEGRLINSHQDKFLFNARYFRNYNAYTKRYDLRNQNVFGFEMLHASRQTLQKYFGLKKPLDNAFYLDFLYMNDLDYVRFEKVNKRITDATHMSRGNYYVQTNNNFYGFYLKYFLNLNKINNNNTFQSLPNLQYHKYLNTLGWKHLLYSFDYQFHNVVRDVGYGYAQNTINVPLGLQFSMFNKYLSVGLWNTVQLSNLAILNTKASYIPQVSGQSKEFGNYFSSSYALYLNTDLAREYHKLLHTVQFQALLSGAYYTFANGLFDTQMYDLSARALNNFTSPTLSNYAVGGRLYDAVWNPSLLFAPNPSNSQLYLNLTQYLYGLGGQELLYWRISQVLDFANPISTANSPMESKIGFSPLRGLDIYGTVFYSWYYNSLEEVSINANYTRKFLSANVSYYLKKNFDESGINKISTNNSNYLKAGLSNDFRWFSLNASVGYDIQNNVILNWRVGIFKKIRCFGVGLQFVSQRRPVLTSNPADPLTIYQNNYIKLTLDFSPLTKTNITYRSLRH from the coding sequence GTGTGGCGCGGTACTTTTATCATTGCTTTTTTCTTGGGTGTGTTGTTTGGCAAACAACAGCAAGTCGCCGTGCAAAAGTTTGACAAGAAAAACCATAAAATCTTTGAGCTGCTAGCCGACCGCGTGGATGCGAAAAACAATGTCGTGGTGGCTAGGGGACATGCGATCCTACTTAATTACGATGTCTATATCCTAGGCGATCAAGTGCGCTACGACACCAAGAAAAAAGAAGCTATCATTGACGGGCATGTCAAGGTGTATCGGGGCGAGGGGCTCTTGGTGCAAAGCGAGCACATGAAGGTGCGCATGGATGACAAATACGCTCTTATGTTCCCTTTTTATGTGCAAGACAGCGTTACGGGCATTTGGATCAGCGCAGACATCGCCCACTCGCAGAAAAACCACTACTACATTAAGAACCTCACCACCTCCGGCTGCGACATCGAAAACCCCATTTGGCATGTCAACGCCTCTTCGGGCAAGTATAACGCCGACAAAAAACATTTGTCCCTCGTCAATTCTAAAATCTATTTAGGTAAAATCCCCATCTTTTACCTACCCTATATTTTCACCTCTACAAGCACCAAACGCTCGAGCGGGCTTCTCTACCCCGAATTTGGGACCTCTAACCTTGCCGGCTTTATCTACCTACAGCCCCTTTACATTGCCCCTAGGGATTCTTGGGACATCACACTGACCCCACAAATCCGCTCTAAAAGGGGCTTGGGACTCAACTTTGAAGGGCGTTTGATCAACTCCCATCAAGACAAATTTCTATTCAACGCTAGATATTTCCGCAACTACAACGCCTACACTAAGAGGTATGACCTGAGAAACCAAAATGTCTTTGGGTTTGAAATGTTGCACGCCAGCCGCCAAACCTTGCAAAAATATTTTGGCTTGAAAAAGCCTTTAGACAACGCCTTTTATTTAGACTTCTTGTATATGAACGACCTAGACTATGTGCGCTTTGAAAAGGTGAATAAGCGCATCACGGACGCAACCCACATGTCTAGGGGCAACTACTATGTACAAACGAACAACAACTTTTACGGCTTTTACCTCAAATACTTTTTAAACCTGAATAAAATCAACAACAACAACACCTTCCAATCCTTGCCAAATTTGCAATACCACAAATACCTCAATACTTTAGGGTGGAAGCATTTACTTTATTCCTTTGACTATCAATTCCACAATGTGGTGCGGGATGTGGGCTATGGCTACGCCCAAAATACGATCAATGTCCCCCTAGGCTTGCAATTTTCCATGTTTAACAAATACCTCTCGGTGGGATTGTGGAACACGGTGCAACTGAGTAACTTAGCCATTTTAAACACCAAAGCCAGCTACATTCCGCAGGTGAGCGGACAATCTAAAGAGTTTGGCAATTACTTCTCTAGCTCTTACGCACTCTATTTAAACACCGACCTAGCTAGGGAATACCACAAACTCTTGCACACGGTGCAGTTTCAAGCCCTCCTTAGTGGGGCTTACTACACCTTTGCCAATGGGTTGTTTGACACACAAATGTATGACTTAAGCGCACGGGCACTAAACAACTTCACCTCGCCCACCTTAAGTAACTACGCCGTGGGGGGGCGTTTGTACGATGCGGTGTGGAACCCCTCCCTACTCTTTGCCCCAAACCCCTCTAATAGCCAACTTTATTTGAACTTGACACAATATTTATACGGACTAGGTGGGCAAGAGTTGCTCTATTGGCGCATCAGTCAGGTGTTGGACTTTGCCAACCCGATTTCGACCGCCAACTCGCCGATGGAGAGCAAAATCGGGTTTTCGCCCTTAAGAGGGCTTGACATTTACGGGACCGTCTTTTACTCGTGGTATTACAACAGCCTAGAGGAAGTGTCCATCAACGCCAATTACACCCGTAAATTTTTAAGCGCAAATGTGTCCTACTACCTAAAAAAGAACTTTGATGAGAGTGGCATTAATAAAATTTCCACGAACAACTCCAACTATTTAAAAGCCGGTCTTAGCAACGATTTTCGCTGGTTTTCTCTAAATGCATCCGTGGGTTATGACATCCAAAACAATGTGATTTTAAATTGGCGCGTAGGGATTTTTAAAAAAATCCGCTGTTTTGGCGTTGGACTGCAATTTGTGAGCCAACGCCGCCCTGTGCTCACAAGCAATCCCGCCGACCCGCTCACCATCTACCAAAACAACTATATCAAATTGACCCTTGACTTCTCGCCCCTCACCAAAACCAACATCACCTACCGATCCTTAAGGCATTAA
- a CDS encoding Ppx/GppA phosphatase family protein translates to MAKITTIIDIGSNSVRMAIFKKTSQFGFYLLYEIKAKVRISQGTYEHKGVLQKAPLKRALRALSDFKDIAEKYKSRKILCVATSAVRDAPNSKEFVALVKEECGLQVKVIDGKKEAFYGGVACANLLHHKDGITIDIGGGSTECALIENGKIKDLISVNLGTIRLKELFFDKNLDLSLAREFIQKELAKLPPHFKTSCVFGVGGTIRSLAKVGMFQNNYPIDVIHGYEMDVKSNWHWMQQIIRSSESQLAEFGISEDRKDSIRSGTLIFTMFLEHFKASTIVASGVGVREGVFLSDMLRSHNHSFPKGINPSILSLLDRFLPHSKHSQEVKKECAKLFEVLQPLHGIHQKYLYHLKIAGQLSSIGKVLNFYNAHKHGAYLSLHSLSYGFSHQDRAIICLLVQFSHKKIPRDSNIAHISAIMPPILTLQWLSFILGLAETMCLARVPKGTHYSLKHKTLQIKCPSDTYLCQEIAAKLTKPVPFEIEFV, encoded by the coding sequence ATGGCAAAAATCACCACCATCATTGACATCGGCTCGAACTCCGTGCGCATGGCGATCTTTAAAAAGACAAGCCAATTTGGTTTTTATCTGCTCTATGAGATCAAAGCCAAGGTGCGCATTTCGCAAGGCACTTACGAGCATAAGGGGGTCTTGCAAAAAGCCCCACTCAAGCGGGCGTTGCGGGCACTCAGCGACTTTAAGGACATTGCCGAAAAATACAAGAGCCGTAAGATTTTATGCGTGGCGACCTCAGCCGTGCGCGATGCGCCCAACTCTAAAGAATTTGTCGCCCTTGTGAAAGAGGAGTGTGGCCTGCAAGTGAAGGTGATTGATGGCAAAAAAGAGGCGTTTTATGGGGGCGTGGCTTGTGCGAATCTCTTGCACCATAAAGACGGGATCACCATTGACATTGGCGGGGGGAGCACAGAGTGCGCCTTGATTGAAAATGGTAAAATCAAGGATTTGATTTCTGTTAATCTTGGCACAATCCGCCTCAAAGAACTCTTTTTTGATAAAAACCTCGATTTGAGCTTAGCTAGGGAGTTTATCCAAAAAGAATTGGCCAAATTGCCCCCCCATTTTAAAACCAGCTGTGTTTTTGGTGTGGGTGGGACGATCCGCTCTTTAGCTAAGGTGGGGATGTTTCAAAATAACTACCCCATTGATGTGATCCACGGCTACGAAATGGATGTGAAGAGCAATTGGCATTGGATGCAACAAATCATTAGAAGCAGTGAATCGCAGCTTGCCGAGTTTGGCATCAGCGAGGATCGCAAAGACAGCATCCGCAGTGGGACCTTGATTTTCACCATGTTTTTGGAGCATTTTAAGGCGAGTACGATTGTGGCTAGCGGGGTGGGCGTGCGTGAGGGCGTGTTTTTAAGCGACATGCTAAGAAGCCACAACCACAGCTTCCCCAAGGGGATCAACCCCTCCATTTTATCGCTCTTGGATCGCTTCTTGCCCCACTCCAAGCACAGCCAAGAGGTGAAAAAAGAGTGCGCTAAACTCTTTGAAGTCCTACAACCCTTGCATGGCATCCACCAAAAATACCTCTACCATTTGAAAATCGCCGGACAACTCTCTAGCATTGGCAAGGTGTTAAATTTCTACAACGCCCACAAACACGGGGCTTATTTAAGTTTGCACTCTTTGAGCTATGGCTTTTCTCATCAAGATCGGGCAATCATTTGTCTATTAGTGCAATTTAGCCATAAAAAAATCCCTAGAGATAGCAACATCGCCCATATCAGTGCGATCATGCCCCCCATTTTGACCCTGCAGTGGCTCAGCTTTATTTTGGGGCTTGCTGAAACCATGTGCCTAGCCCGTGTGCCCAAGGGCACGCACTACAGCCTCAAGCACAAGACCTTACAAATCAAATGCCCGAGCGACACCTATTTATGCCAAGAGATCGCTGCCAAACTCACCAAACCCGTGCCCTTTGAAATTGAGTTTGTATGA
- a CDS encoding isochorismatase family protein: protein MQTLEKPLILLIDLQERLFSAMHQKEALLENCLRFLQIAKELNIPTIATEQNPTKLGETLQELRPFCEEIYTKESFSAHPVLSLPKTPLFMLGIEAHVCVYQSVLDFLGAGFSVSVVAECVSSRKPTDCHLALEDLHTQGARIVSIEMCAFGWLKTYTHPQFKAISKLIK, encoded by the coding sequence ATGCAAACCCTAGAAAAACCCCTCATTTTACTCATTGACTTGCAAGAACGCCTCTTTTCTGCCATGCACCAAAAAGAAGCACTGCTTGAAAACTGCCTGCGTTTTTTACAAATCGCTAAAGAGCTCAATATCCCTACCATCGCCACAGAGCAAAACCCCACTAAGTTGGGTGAAACCTTGCAAGAGTTGCGCCCCTTTTGTGAGGAGATTTACACCAAAGAGAGCTTTAGTGCCCACCCCGTTTTATCTCTGCCTAAAACCCCCCTATTTATGCTCGGCATTGAGGCGCATGTGTGCGTGTATCAAAGCGTGCTGGACTTCTTAGGGGCAGGCTTTAGTGTGAGCGTGGTCGCCGAGTGTGTCAGCTCAAGAAAGCCCACGGATTGCCATTTAGCCCTAGAGGATTTACACACACAGGGGGCGAGGATTGTCTCCATTGAAATGTGCGCCTTTGGCTGGCTTAAAACCTACACCCACCCGCAGTTTAAAGCCATTTCTAAGCTTATCAAATAG
- a CDS encoding F0F1 ATP synthase subunit C has protein sequence MKFFVLFFLGALGLAFGADMSGVDMIKSYSIVGAVVGLGVAACGGAIGMGNAAAAAITGTARNPGVGGKLLTTMFIAMAMIEAQVIYTLVFAIVAIYSNPFLA, from the coding sequence ATGAAGTTTTTTGTGCTTTTCTTTTTAGGAGCGTTAGGGCTAGCCTTTGGAGCGGATATGAGCGGGGTGGACATGATTAAATCCTACTCTATCGTGGGGGCAGTTGTGGGGCTAGGCGTGGCTGCTTGTGGGGGCGCAATCGGTATGGGCAACGCCGCTGCCGCTGCCATCACAGGCACAGCCCGCAACCCCGGCGTGGGCGGTAAATTGCTCACCACCATGTTCATCGCCATGGCGATGATCGAGGCGCAAGTGATTTACACCCTTGTGTTTGCCATCGTGGCGATTTACAGCAACCCTTTCTTGGCTTAA
- a CDS encoding polyribonucleotide nucleotidyltransferase encodes MQKININHEEFILDYMARQATSALLYRHKDTTILASVVVDLQATEEDFLPLSVQYAQRAYAVGRLPGSFTRREGKMEDFETLTSRLIDRSLRPLFPKNYAYSTQITLLLLSHAYESDLQVCALNAASCALYLANVGVEETIHAMRLKEKGDLFVAGSADKILMIEMQASEASDPLSEAQLLDLLKNAHAHIKTQCALYTEHFSPHRKAKLQIPEEKPLNPHLMQILSTRFRPQILETMSLMAKSERGAQLEHLLEYIAHELGEHCLTELKHALHACFKELLHQSILEHQERADGRGLKQIRPIRIDTNLLPTCHSSVFFERGHTQALVTCTLGAEGDAKQNFGLQEASPTKERFMLHYNFLPFSVGEAAPLSAPSRRELGHGHLAQKALSCSLPQNAPVIRLVSEILESNGSSSMASVCAGSLALKASGIEPTALVAGVAMGLVFDGNKHAILSDISALEDMQGDMDFKIAGTTQGVVAMQMDTKLAGLPLEWLEEILEQAKEARLAVLEHMQEAAQNMAINTNLPTTKSFHIPAQKMSALIGPGGKHIKDILQRFCVQIDLDKASGLVTVRGMQEAVTQAKEYISQALQLQNLSVGQKVQAFVKRVVDFGVFVRLEAGEDALLHKSNAGDLDLTSLENGTPLWCEISKIEQGKVHVILA; translated from the coding sequence ATGCAAAAAATTAACATTAATCATGAAGAATTTATTTTAGATTACATGGCGCGCCAGGCCACGAGTGCGCTGCTTTATCGCCACAAGGACACCACGATTTTAGCCAGCGTGGTGGTGGATTTGCAAGCCACAGAGGAGGACTTTTTGCCCCTCAGCGTGCAATATGCCCAAAGGGCTTATGCTGTGGGCAGACTGCCGGGCAGTTTCACCCGCCGCGAGGGCAAGATGGAGGACTTTGAAACCCTAACCTCACGGCTCATTGACCGCTCTTTGCGCCCCCTTTTTCCTAAGAACTACGCCTACTCCACGCAAATCACGCTCTTGCTTTTAAGCCACGCCTATGAGAGCGATTTACAGGTGTGCGCTTTAAACGCCGCTTCTTGTGCACTCTACTTAGCCAATGTGGGCGTGGAAGAAACGATTCATGCCATGCGCCTCAAAGAAAAAGGCGACCTTTTTGTGGCGGGCAGTGCGGATAAAATCTTAATGATCGAAATGCAAGCAAGCGAGGCGAGCGACCCCTTAAGCGAGGCACAGCTTTTAGATTTGTTAAAAAACGCCCACGCCCACATTAAAACCCAGTGCGCCCTTTACACCGAGCATTTTAGCCCCCATAGAAAAGCAAAACTACAAATCCCTGAGGAAAAACCCTTAAATCCGCATTTAATGCAAATTTTAAGCACCCGCTTTAGGCCCCAAATCTTAGAAACCATGTCCTTAATGGCAAAGAGTGAGCGGGGCGCACAATTAGAACATTTATTAGAATACATCGCCCACGAGCTGGGCGAGCACTGCCTCACAGAGCTCAAACACGCCCTACACGCCTGCTTTAAAGAGCTACTGCACCAAAGCATTTTAGAGCACCAAGAGAGGGCGGATGGGCGCGGCTTGAAACAAATCCGCCCCATACGCATTGACACAAACCTACTCCCCACTTGCCACTCCAGCGTGTTCTTTGAAAGGGGGCACACCCAAGCTTTGGTAACCTGCACTTTGGGGGCAGAGGGCGATGCCAAACAAAACTTTGGTTTACAAGAGGCGAGCCCCACCAAAGAACGCTTTATGCTCCACTATAATTTTTTACCTTTTAGTGTGGGTGAGGCTGCCCCACTTAGCGCACCCAGCCGCCGCGAGCTAGGGCATGGGCATTTGGCCCAAAAGGCTTTAAGCTGTTCTTTGCCCCAAAATGCCCCCGTCATCCGCCTAGTGTCCGAGATTTTAGAGTCCAATGGCTCTAGCTCTATGGCGAGCGTGTGTGCGGGCTCGCTAGCTTTAAAGGCAAGCGGGATTGAGCCCACCGCCTTAGTGGCGGGTGTGGCGATGGGGTTGGTGTTTGATGGCAATAAGCATGCCATTTTAAGCGACATCAGCGCGCTAGAGGACATGCAAGGCGACATGGATTTTAAAATCGCAGGCACCACTCAGGGCGTGGTCGCCATGCAAATGGATACGAAATTAGCTGGCTTGCCCCTAGAGTGGCTAGAAGAAATTTTAGAGCAGGCCAAAGAAGCCCGCCTAGCCGTGCTGGAGCACATGCAAGAGGCGGCGCAGAACATGGCGATCAACACAAACCTACCCACCACTAAGAGTTTTCACATCCCCGCCCAAAAAATGAGCGCACTCATAGGTCCGGGGGGCAAGCACATTAAAGACATTTTACAACGCTTTTGCGTGCAGATCGATTTAGACAAGGCAAGCGGACTTGTGACGGTGAGGGGCATGCAAGAGGCAGTTACACAGGCTAAAGAGTACATTAGCCAAGCCTTGCAACTGCAAAATTTGAGCGTGGGGCAGAAGGTGCAGGCCTTTGTCAAACGGGTGGTGGATTTTGGGGTGTTTGTGCGCTTGGAGGCGGGGGAGGACGCTTTGTTGCATAAGAGCAATGCGGGGGATTTGGATTTGACGAGCTTAGAAAATGGCACGCCGCTGTGGTGTGAAATCTCTAAAATCGAGCAGGGCAAGGTGCATGTCATTTTAGCTTAA
- the plsY gene encoding glycerol-3-phosphate 1-O-acyltransferase PlsY, giving the protein MDSLLSFLTNINVIFYIVGYVVGGMPFGFWLIKIMYQVDITAHGSGGIGATNVVRVLKNIDPAKAKKIGTLVLVLDLVKGVFCVFLAKMAGLNFAAQWMVAIATILGHCYSPFLNFKGGKGVSTTMGAVLLLIPVESLIGLALWAVIGKGLKISSLASIVGVGTATILIFFMPKFLPAPINIVHEVGTQTPMVLIFVFTLYKHWSNLLNLLSGQEGKIL; this is encoded by the coding sequence ATGGATAGTCTCTTGAGTTTTTTGACAAACATTAATGTCATTTTTTACATTGTGGGCTATGTGGTGGGGGGCATGCCCTTTGGGTTTTGGCTCATCAAAATCATGTACCAAGTGGACATCACCGCGCATGGCAGTGGGGGCATTGGGGCGACTAATGTCGTGCGGGTGCTTAAAAATATTGACCCGGCTAAGGCGAAAAAAATCGGTACGCTGGTCTTGGTCTTGGACTTGGTGAAAGGGGTTTTTTGTGTCTTCCTTGCCAAAATGGCGGGCTTGAATTTTGCGGCGCAGTGGATGGTCGCCATCGCCACGATTTTGGGGCATTGCTATTCGCCCTTTTTGAACTTCAAGGGCGGTAAGGGGGTCAGCACCACCATGGGGGCGGTGCTCTTGTTAATCCCCGTAGAAAGTTTGATCGGGCTTGCCTTGTGGGCGGTCATTGGCAAGGGGCTTAAAATCTCGTCCTTAGCCTCCATTGTGGGGGTGGGCACGGCAACAATCCTCATCTTTTTCATGCCTAAATTCCTGCCGGCACCGATTAATATCGTGCATGAGGTGGGCACGCAAACGCCCATGGTGCTGATTTTTGTTTTCACACTTTACAAGCATTGGTCTAATTTACTAAATTTACTAAGCGGACAAGAGGGCAAGATTTTATGA
- a CDS encoding phosphoribosyltransferase: MSDLVDNFMFASPEDALQLLMNEILIRHLDTKNALMLVISLKGLKFAHVLARRLNTPLDFLFTAPIYAPLNRECEIALVSESMDILMNENLINSFEITLDYVYGEAKRVYEEEILSKIYRYRKGNTIKSLENKNVFIVDYGIETGITANLAIQTCMAKSSKNIYILTPILPKSVADALAMLCDGVVSVYRPEYFVSRDHYYKTPIQIEPAEIEAILKKIEEVQMKGNDAKN; this comes from the coding sequence ATGAGTGATTTAGTGGACAATTTCATGTTTGCTAGCCCTGAAGACGCGCTGCAGTTGCTGATGAACGAAATCCTTATCCGGCATTTAGACACCAAGAACGCCCTCATGCTTGTAATAAGCCTAAAGGGCTTGAAATTTGCCCATGTGCTCGCTAGAAGGCTCAACACCCCCCTAGATTTTCTTTTCACCGCTCCCATTTATGCCCCGCTAAATCGCGAGTGTGAGATCGCCCTTGTGAGCGAGAGCATGGATATTTTAATGAACGAGAATTTGATTAACTCCTTTGAGATCACCCTAGATTATGTCTATGGGGAAGCCAAACGGGTGTATGAAGAGGAGATTTTGTCTAAAATTTATCGATACCGCAAGGGCAACACCATTAAATCCCTAGAGAATAAAAATGTGTTCATCGTGGACTATGGCATTGAAACAGGCATCACGGCGAATTTAGCTATCCAAACTTGCATGGCAAAGTCATCAAAAAATATTTATATACTCACCCCCATTTTGCCAAAGAGCGTGGCGGACGCTTTAGCCATGCTGTGCGATGGGGTGGTGAGCGTGTACCGCCCTGAGTATTTTGTCAGCAGAGACCACTACTACAAAACCCCCATACAAATCGAACCCGCCGAGATTGAAGCCATTTTAAAGAAAATTGAAGAAGTCCAAATGAAAGGAAATGATGCAAAAAATTAA
- a CDS encoding dihydroneopterin aldolase → MTLSVQDYQIDAIIGVLEGEQKAPQPLIVDLSIEYNYTPQNYLDYMDILEVVQNKLSTTKYGLLEEALSEISAWLKTCFPTITQVYMSIKKPQACQRALVGASLKVCFDENKGS, encoded by the coding sequence ATGACACTAAGTGTGCAAGATTACCAAATCGATGCCATCATCGGGGTGTTGGAGGGCGAGCAAAAAGCCCCCCAGCCCTTGATTGTGGATTTAAGCATTGAGTACAACTATACCCCCCAAAACTACCTAGATTACATGGACATTTTAGAGGTGGTGCAAAACAAATTATCCACAACCAAGTATGGGCTTTTAGAGGAGGCGTTAAGCGAAATTAGCGCATGGCTTAAGACTTGCTTTCCTACTATTACACAAGTCTATATGTCTATTAAAAAGCCCCAAGCGTGCCAAAGAGCATTAGTCGGGGCAAGTTTGAAAGTGTGTTTTGATGAAAATAAAGGCTCTTAG